From the Desulfovibrio sp. JY genome, one window contains:
- a CDS encoding methyl-accepting chemotaxis protein yields the protein MLTSPDGQLASVRKDGFTGWTFVVLAPMKDLNARVRDVVKHEAVMAGIVLILLLGILWGLTERVVNVPLTACMDYAHRVSKGELAHTFSSRAVCHELRELGDSLVRMVMAQREALDAVASKESLAQTEAARAMEATRKAEEALVLAKSSKAEGMSAAAVRIEGVVSVLASASDKLSSKVRHCGEEAHAQSERLIESATAMEEINATVMEVARNASSAANTADETRKKAERGADIVSEAIARINAVRKQALTLKEDMGHLGKQAQDIGAVIDVINDIADQTNLLALNAAIEAARAGEAGRGFAVVADEVRKLAEKTMNATGEVGEAIADMQQGARHTIGNVEGSVAAIAVATDKAHESGEALEEIVSLVGIASDQVRAIATATEEQSSATEEMSRSITETNAIALETSQVMAEASLAVAEVAGQTATLFELIDTLRDGIAQAPEPGIGKRDSDDLKASSVKSPALAM from the coding sequence ATGCTCACGTCCCCGGACGGCCAGTTGGCATCGGTGCGCAAGGACGGCTTCACGGGTTGGACCTTCGTGGTCCTGGCCCCCATGAAAGACCTGAACGCCCGGGTGAGGGATGTGGTCAAACACGAGGCCGTCATGGCCGGCATCGTCCTGATCCTGCTGCTTGGCATTCTGTGGGGGCTCACCGAACGCGTGGTCAATGTGCCGCTTACCGCGTGCATGGACTACGCCCACCGAGTTTCCAAGGGCGAGCTGGCCCATACTTTTTCCTCGCGGGCCGTGTGCCATGAATTGCGGGAGCTTGGGGACTCCCTTGTCAGAATGGTCATGGCGCAGCGGGAAGCCCTGGATGCGGTGGCGAGCAAGGAATCCCTCGCACAAACCGAAGCCGCCCGGGCCATGGAGGCCACCCGGAAGGCCGAAGAGGCCTTGGTGCTGGCGAAAAGTTCCAAGGCCGAAGGCATGTCCGCTGCCGCCGTGCGCATCGAGGGCGTGGTGAGCGTGCTCGCGAGCGCCTCGGACAAGCTTTCCTCCAAGGTGCGACATTGCGGCGAAGAGGCGCACGCCCAGTCCGAGCGCCTGATTGAGTCGGCCACGGCCATGGAGGAAATCAACGCCACGGTCATGGAGGTGGCCCGTAACGCCTCCAGCGCGGCCAACACCGCTGATGAAACCAGGAAAAAGGCCGAACGCGGCGCGGACATCGTCTCCGAGGCCATCGCCCGGATCAACGCCGTGCGTAAGCAGGCGCTCACGCTCAAGGAGGACATGGGGCATCTCGGCAAGCAGGCCCAGGACATCGGCGCCGTGATCGACGTCATCAACGATATCGCCGACCAGACGAACCTGCTGGCCCTCAATGCCGCCATCGAGGCCGCACGGGCCGGCGAAGCCGGACGCGGCTTCGCCGTGGTGGCCGATGAGGTCAGGAAACTCGCCGAAAAAACCATGAACGCCACCGGGGAGGTCGGGGAAGCCATCGCCGACATGCAGCAAGGAGCCCGACACACTATCGGCAATGTGGAAGGCTCGGTCGCCGCCATCGCCGTCGCCACGGACAAGGCCCATGAATCGGGTGAGGCTCTTGAGGAGATCGTTTCCCTGGTAGGAATCGCCTCGGACCAAGTGCGGGCCATTGCCACTGCCACCGAGGAACAGTCCTCGGCCACCGAGGAGATGAGCCGTTCCATCACCGAAACCAACGCCATCGCCTTGGAAACCAGCCAGGTCATGGCCGAGGCCTCCCTTGCCGTGGCCGAAGTGGCTGGGCAGACCGCGACCCTGTTTGAATTGATCGACACCCTGCGCGACGGGATTGCCCAGGCACCGGAGCCCGGGATCGGCAAGAGGGACAGCGACGACCTGAAGGCTTCATCGGTGAAATCGCCGGCGTTGGCGATGTGA
- a CDS encoding citrate:proton symporter, which produces MRSIVPAAGMFVFAILFFGVMSDAGMLDPIINGVLKVVGTSPTRITMGTLFLTLLIHLDGSGAVTFMLVVPALLPLYDLLGMDKRILACMAALGAGVNFLPWVGPMIRSSAVLNISAIEIFNPLIPVQICGLALAFFFAYMLGKREEKRLRREGCDFSAGACKAELSEKQIELRRPHLFWVNVFITVGVIFVMITNILSAAVSFMIGTVLALVINYPHAKLQRARVDAHAKPAMMMASILMAAGAFVGIMKGTGMTAAMAKAIISFVPHEMTQHIPFALGIIGMPLTLFFDPDSFYFGVMPVIAEVYKNAGGNAVQIAQAALLGACTTGFPVSPLTPAPFLLVGLAGIEFGEHQKYSIPFLWMASIVMTFAAAFMGVIPF; this is translated from the coding sequence TTGCGTTCCATCGTTCCAGCCGCCGGAATGTTCGTGTTCGCAATCCTGTTCTTCGGCGTCATGTCTGACGCGGGCATGCTGGACCCGATCATCAACGGCGTGCTCAAGGTAGTGGGCACCAGCCCGACGCGCATTACCATGGGGACACTGTTCCTGACGCTGCTCATCCATCTGGACGGCTCCGGGGCGGTGACCTTCATGCTCGTCGTCCCGGCCTTGCTGCCCCTCTATGATCTCTTGGGCATGGACAAGCGCATATTGGCCTGCATGGCCGCCCTGGGGGCGGGCGTGAACTTCCTGCCCTGGGTCGGGCCAATGATCCGGTCTTCGGCGGTATTGAACATCTCGGCCATCGAGATTTTCAACCCCCTGATTCCGGTGCAGATCTGCGGCTTGGCGCTGGCGTTCTTCTTCGCCTACATGCTGGGCAAGCGCGAGGAAAAGCGGCTTCGTCGCGAGGGCTGCGATTTTTCCGCAGGCGCCTGCAAGGCCGAACTCTCCGAAAAGCAAATCGAGCTGCGCCGCCCCCATCTCTTCTGGGTCAACGTCTTCATTACTGTGGGCGTCATCTTCGTCATGATTACCAACATCCTCTCCGCCGCGGTCTCCTTCATGATCGGCACCGTGTTGGCCCTGGTGATCAATTACCCGCACGCGAAACTGCAGCGGGCGCGCGTGGACGCGCATGCCAAGCCGGCCATGATGATGGCCAGCATCCTCATGGCGGCCGGCGCCTTCGTCGGCATCATGAAAGGCACCGGCATGACCGCCGCCATGGCCAAGGCCATCATCTCCTTCGTCCCACACGAGATGACGCAGCACATCCCCTTTGCCCTCGGAATCATCGGCATGCCTTTGACGTTGTTCTTCGACCCGGACTCCTTCTACTTCGGCGTGATGCCTGTGATAGCCGAAGTGTATAAGAACGCGGGGGGAAATGCCGTACAGATCGCGCAGGCGGCACTGCTCGGGGCCTGCACGACGGGATTTCCCGTCAGTCCCCTGACGCCAGCCCCCTTCTTGCTGGTCGGCCTTGCCGGCATCGAGTTTGGCGAACATCAAAAGTATTCCATTCCCTTCTTGTGGATGGCCTCCATTGTCATGACCTTTGCCGCCGCGTTCATGGGAGTCATTCCATTTTAA
- the tcuB gene encoding tricarballylate utilization 4Fe-4S protein TcuB → MSSKILEEANRIMTICNACRYCEGFCAVFPAMELRRIFTESDLKYMANLCHNCRGCYYACQYAPPHEFNLNVPRTLAQLRLHTYQEFAWPASFKGVFNKNGKVVAAITILCVLLLTLTSLARHGSSAFFASQAGPGSFYAIIPYPVLLVLFSAVGIFACVSLWKGMKNLWRATEGKAEMFRSPAYNLRAVWDVLRLRYLEGGGDGCNYPDDKFSMQRRSMHHFTFYGFLLCFASTVVALTYDHALGIAAPYAFFSLPVLLGTLGGVSLAIGTIGLYRLKKLMDKEPAYAEAFPMDISFIMLLCSVTISGLLLLVFRSTSIMGILLCIHLGLVMALFITMPYSKFVHGVYRYAALVRHAGEQIQANPVRKKP, encoded by the coding sequence ATGTCTTCAAAAATCCTAGAAGAAGCCAACAGGATCATGACCATCTGCAATGCCTGCCGGTATTGCGAAGGGTTTTGCGCTGTTTTCCCGGCCATGGAGTTGCGTCGTATATTCACGGAATCGGATTTGAAATACATGGCCAACTTGTGCCACAACTGCCGTGGCTGCTACTACGCCTGCCAGTACGCGCCTCCTCATGAGTTCAACCTGAACGTGCCGCGAACCCTGGCCCAACTGCGCTTGCACACGTACCAGGAGTTCGCCTGGCCGGCCTCCTTCAAGGGGGTGTTCAACAAAAACGGGAAGGTCGTGGCCGCGATCACGATCCTTTGCGTGCTGCTCCTCACGCTGACGTCCCTGGCCAGACACGGGTCGAGCGCCTTTTTCGCCTCCCAGGCCGGACCGGGAAGCTTCTACGCCATCATCCCCTATCCCGTGCTGCTTGTGCTGTTCTCCGCAGTCGGCATCTTCGCTTGTGTGAGCCTCTGGAAGGGGATGAAAAACCTTTGGCGGGCGACGGAGGGCAAAGCGGAGATGTTCCGCAGCCCCGCCTACAACCTGCGGGCCGTCTGGGACGTCTTGCGGTTGCGGTATCTGGAAGGCGGCGGCGACGGCTGCAACTACCCGGACGACAAGTTCAGCATGCAGCGCCGCTCCATGCATCACTTCACCTTCTATGGATTCCTGTTGTGCTTCGCCTCCACCGTCGTCGCCCTGACGTACGACCATGCCCTCGGCATTGCCGCGCCCTATGCCTTCTTCAGTCTGCCCGTGCTTTTGGGGACGCTTGGTGGCGTCTCCCTGGCTATCGGCACCATCGGGCTGTACCGCTTGAAAAAGCTCATGGACAAGGAGCCCGCCTATGCGGAAGCCTTTCCAATGGATATTTCATTCATCATGCTGCTGTGCTCTGTCACTATTTCAGGCCTGCTGCTCCTGGTTTTTCGATCAACGAGTATAATGGGTATTTTATTGTGCATCCATCTTGGACTGGTTATGGCGTTATTTATAACAATGCCATACAGCAAGTTTGTTCATGGTGTCTATCGATATGCGGCACTTGTTCGTCATGCAGGAGAACAAATTCAGGCAAATCCCGTACGTAAAAAGCCATAG
- the tcuA gene encoding FAD-dependent tricarballylate dehydrogenase TcuA, translating into MKPTQEPRIDPSETFDVLVIGGGNAALCAAMTASEAGARVVLLEASPWEFRGGNSRHTRNLRYMHRSANGFLTGPYLEDEFFKDLLLVTKGNTNEDLARFTIRESAEVGDWMMAHGVRFQPSMRGTLHLSRTNAFFRGGGKALVNAYYATCERLGVKILYDAEVTDLDMSDGLFRSATVNHKGTVLQLRARCMIAASGGFQADLEWLKRSWGEAADNFIVRGSPYDKGVVLRVLREKGADTVGDPSQCHCVAIDARAPKYDGGIVTRLDCVPFGICVNKEAKRFYNEGEEFWPKRYAIWGRLVAQQQGQTAYSIIDAKSIDLFMPSVFPPIEAGSIKELAHKLGLDPDSLESTIQEYNAATTPGAFDSNALDGLATTGLEPIKSNWARPIDTAPFYGYPLRPGITFTYLSLKIDEQARMLMQDGKPSKNIFAAGELVSGNILGQGYMAGFGMTIGTVFGRIAGKESAKCLQKS; encoded by the coding sequence ATGAAACCTACGCAAGAACCAAGGATTGATCCCAGCGAGACGTTTGACGTGCTGGTCATCGGCGGCGGAAACGCCGCGCTCTGCGCGGCCATGACCGCGAGCGAGGCCGGGGCGCGCGTCGTGCTCCTGGAAGCCTCCCCATGGGAGTTCAGGGGCGGCAACAGCCGGCATACCCGCAACCTCCGCTACATGCACCGCAGCGCCAACGGCTTTCTCACCGGCCCCTACCTCGAGGATGAGTTCTTCAAGGATCTGCTGCTCGTCACCAAGGGGAATACCAACGAGGATCTGGCCCGCTTCACCATACGCGAATCCGCCGAGGTGGGAGACTGGATGATGGCGCATGGCGTGCGGTTCCAGCCGTCCATGCGCGGGACGCTGCACCTGTCCCGGACCAACGCCTTTTTCCGCGGCGGCGGCAAGGCGCTGGTCAACGCCTATTACGCCACCTGCGAACGCCTGGGCGTCAAAATCCTCTATGATGCCGAGGTCACGGATCTGGACATGTCCGACGGCCTGTTTCGCTCGGCCACGGTCAACCACAAGGGCACGGTTCTCCAGTTGCGCGCCCGCTGCATGATCGCGGCCTCGGGCGGATTCCAGGCGGACCTGGAGTGGCTCAAACGCTCCTGGGGCGAGGCGGCGGACAATTTCATCGTTCGCGGCTCCCCCTACGACAAGGGCGTCGTGCTCAGGGTGCTGCGCGAGAAAGGGGCTGACACCGTCGGCGATCCCAGCCAATGCCATTGCGTGGCCATCGACGCCCGGGCGCCCAAATACGACGGCGGCATCGTCACGCGCCTCGATTGCGTGCCCTTCGGCATCTGCGTCAACAAGGAAGCGAAGCGCTTTTACAACGAAGGCGAGGAGTTCTGGCCCAAGCGTTACGCCATCTGGGGCAGGCTCGTGGCCCAGCAGCAGGGGCAAACCGCCTACTCGATCATTGACGCCAAGTCGATCGACCTGTTCATGCCCTCGGTCTTTCCCCCCATCGAGGCCGGTTCCATCAAGGAATTGGCCCATAAACTCGGCCTCGACCCGGACAGCCTGGAAAGCACCATCCAGGAGTACAATGCAGCCACCACGCCCGGGGCTTTCGATTCCAACGCCCTGGACGGCCTCGCCACCACCGGCTTGGAGCCCATCAAGTCCAACTGGGCCCGCCCCATCGATACGGCGCCTTTCTATGGCTACCCCCTGCGCCCCGGCATCACCTTCACCTACCTCAGCCTCAAAATCGACGAGCAGGCCAGGATGCTCATGCAGGATGGGAAGCCATCCAAGAACATCTTCGCCGCGGGCGAGCTTGTGTCTGGCAATATTCTCGGTCAGGGATACATGGCCGGGTTTGGAATGACAATCGGAACGGTTTTTGGCCGTATCGCCGGAAAGGAGTCTGCGAAATGTCTTCAAAAATCCTAG
- the sucD gene encoding succinate--CoA ligase subunit alpha, whose translation MLLDEYQSKKLFAAAGIPVPPGIVVRPGEKPHPEFAAPWMVKSQVLAGGRGKAGGVVRVDGPVALPGVMKKLFDLPIGGSRPPMLLLEPAACITREFYVSLAVSRDRESLLLTVKATGGMNVESGEGSQPLIQKVRLPEGPTEAQVRSAFFRLGLRREQMDDFRTVVLGLYRAVKDNGLLLAEINPLAEVAGGWLLALDGKVEIDDSVAEIRPELEALANPGHYGRRELAARKAGFSYVRLDGWVGCVVNGAGLAMATMDALNFAGIAPANFLDLGGTADAKRMRDALELLLGDDRVNAVFINLYGGILSCAAVAEALLAVLDGKEPAKPVVARLSGNSAEKGKELLQASGLERLFLADDMAGAMELLGKLGPRSTPRVLNDSVSVAVSLPPVPRGTRRRDDVPSPLDLGPGTQVLVQGLTGKMGTFHAGLMRAYGTNIVAGVTPFKGGTRSGDTPIYDTVHEAVRQHRIDLSIIFVPGPFVADAILEAADAKVPWVVCITEGTPQLNMLRVLPALRENGTCLLGPNTPGIIVPDRFKAGIMPTDPFRPGPVAVFSRSGTLTYEASARLSAAGMGQALALGVGGDPFIGLGFAELLDLVRDDPRVEAVLLLGEIGGRAEEDVAAYVAAASYPKPIVSFVAGLTAPAGRRMGHAGAILEEGGGVARKLSALRQAGIEVCSSLDELPEAMARLLVKPRAAAGA comes from the coding sequence ATGTTGCTTGATGAGTACCAGAGCAAAAAACTGTTCGCCGCGGCCGGAATTCCCGTGCCCCCGGGGATCGTTGTGCGCCCGGGGGAAAAGCCGCATCCGGAGTTCGCCGCCCCGTGGATGGTCAAGTCCCAGGTGCTGGCCGGAGGACGGGGCAAGGCGGGCGGCGTGGTCCGGGTGGACGGGCCGGTGGCCCTGCCGGGGGTCATGAAAAAACTGTTCGACCTGCCCATTGGGGGAAGCCGGCCGCCGATGCTGCTGCTGGAGCCCGCCGCGTGCATCACGCGCGAGTTCTATGTGAGCCTGGCCGTTTCCCGGGACCGGGAAAGCCTGCTGCTCACGGTCAAGGCCACCGGCGGCATGAACGTGGAATCCGGCGAGGGTTCGCAGCCCCTGATCCAGAAGGTGCGCCTGCCCGAAGGCCCCACCGAAGCCCAGGTGCGCAGCGCCTTTTTCCGGCTAGGCCTGCGCCGGGAACAGATGGACGATTTTAGGACTGTGGTGCTCGGCCTTTATAGGGCCGTGAAGGATAACGGCTTGCTCCTGGCCGAGATCAATCCCCTGGCCGAGGTCGCCGGCGGCTGGCTGTTGGCCCTGGACGGCAAGGTCGAGATCGACGACAGCGTGGCCGAAATCCGGCCCGAGTTGGAAGCCTTGGCGAATCCCGGGCATTACGGGCGACGAGAACTGGCGGCTCGCAAGGCCGGGTTCAGTTATGTGCGCCTCGATGGCTGGGTCGGTTGCGTGGTCAACGGGGCCGGCCTGGCCATGGCGACCATGGACGCCCTCAATTTCGCGGGCATCGCTCCGGCCAACTTCCTTGACCTGGGCGGCACGGCCGATGCGAAACGCATGCGCGACGCCTTGGAGTTGCTGCTCGGCGACGATCGGGTCAACGCGGTGTTCATCAACCTGTACGGGGGGATACTATCCTGCGCCGCGGTCGCCGAAGCGCTTTTGGCGGTATTGGACGGCAAGGAACCGGCCAAACCGGTCGTGGCCCGCTTGTCCGGAAACAGCGCGGAGAAGGGCAAGGAACTGCTTCAGGCCAGCGGACTGGAACGGTTGTTCCTGGCCGACGACATGGCCGGGGCCATGGAGCTTTTGGGCAAGCTTGGGCCGCGAAGCACGCCGAGAGTCTTAAACGACAGCGTCAGCGTAGCCGTGTCGCTGCCGCCCGTGCCGCGGGGAACGCGCCGCCGCGACGACGTCCCCTCCCCCCTGGATCTGGGCCCCGGGACCCAGGTTCTCGTCCAGGGGCTGACCGGCAAAATGGGCACGTTCCATGCCGGACTGATGCGGGCGTACGGCACGAACATCGTGGCCGGCGTCACCCCCTTCAAAGGCGGGACCCGCAGCGGGGATACGCCCATATACGACACCGTGCACGAGGCGGTCCGGCAGCACCGCATCGACCTGAGCATCATTTTCGTGCCCGGCCCCTTCGTGGCCGACGCCATCCTGGAAGCGGCCGACGCCAAGGTCCCCTGGGTCGTGTGCATCACCGAAGGCACGCCGCAACTCAACATGCTGCGGGTCCTGCCCGCCTTGCGGGAAAACGGCACCTGCCTGCTCGGCCCCAACACCCCGGGCATCATTGTTCCGGACCGTTTCAAGGCCGGAATCATGCCGACCGATCCTTTCCGGCCCGGTCCGGTGGCGGTGTTCTCTCGAAGCGGTACCCTGACGTATGAGGCCTCGGCCCGGCTGAGCGCCGCCGGCATGGGGCAGGCCCTGGCGCTTGGCGTCGGCGGGGATCCATTTATCGGACTCGGTTTTGCCGAACTGCTCGATCTTGTGCGCGACGATCCGCGGGTGGAGGCCGTCCTGCTGCTTGGCGAGATTGGAGGCCGGGCCGAGGAGGATGTGGCCGCCTATGTCGCCGCCGCATCCTATCCCAAGCCCATCGTCAGTTTCGTGGCCGGACTCACCGCGCCCGCAGGGCGTCGCATGGGCCATGCGGGCGCCATCCTTGAGGAAGGCGGCGGCGTGGCGCGCAAACTTTCGGCGCTGCGGCAGGCCGGCATCGAGGTTTGTTCGAGCCTGGACGAGCTGCCGGAAGCCATGGCGAGGCTTTTGGTCAAACCCCGGGCGGCGGCGGGAGCCTAG
- the icd gene encoding isocitrate dehydrogenase (NADP(+)): MQRNPECIAIDSAGRLIVPNHPVIPFIEGDGVGADIWRAASAVFDAAVSKAYGDKRSVEWVEVLAGEKAHARTGEWLPRETIDRLRQCRVAIKGPLATPVGGGIRSLNVALRHILDLYACIRPVRFIPGVPSPMKHPERVNMVIFRENTEDVYAGLEWASGTPEAKRLIEFLRTQLQAEISPEAGIGIKPMTPNGSKRLIRRAIQWALDHAGKSVTLVHKGNIMKHTEGAFREWGYELAREEFPDRVVAEKDLKGDAAPGTVVINDRIADSMFQQALLRPEEYDILAMPNLNGDYLSDALAAQVGGLGMAPGANVGDQAAVFEATHGTAPKYAGKDMINPGSLILSGALMFEHLGWNEVAGTIRHGLEQAVRDKIVTYDLARQLEGSRQVKCSEFGQAIIERL; the protein is encoded by the coding sequence GTGCAAAGAAATCCCGAATGTATTGCCATTGACTCAGCCGGCAGACTGATCGTTCCCAATCATCCCGTCATCCCGTTCATCGAGGGGGACGGCGTGGGTGCCGATATTTGGCGCGCCGCCTCGGCTGTTTTCGATGCCGCCGTGTCCAAGGCCTACGGCGACAAACGCAGCGTGGAGTGGGTTGAAGTCCTGGCCGGCGAGAAGGCGCATGCGCGCACGGGCGAGTGGCTGCCCCGGGAAACCATTGACCGGCTCCGGCAGTGCCGCGTTGCGATAAAAGGGCCCCTGGCCACCCCGGTCGGCGGCGGCATCAGAAGTCTCAACGTCGCCTTGCGCCATATCCTGGACCTCTACGCCTGCATTCGCCCGGTGCGTTTCATTCCGGGCGTTCCATCGCCCATGAAGCATCCGGAGCGGGTGAACATGGTCATTTTTCGCGAAAATACCGAGGACGTCTACGCCGGCCTCGAATGGGCCTCGGGCACTCCGGAAGCCAAACGGCTCATCGAATTCCTCCGTACCCAGCTGCAGGCCGAGATCTCCCCCGAGGCCGGAATCGGGATCAAGCCCATGACCCCGAACGGCTCCAAGCGGCTCATCCGCCGGGCGATCCAGTGGGCGCTGGACCACGCCGGCAAAAGCGTCACCCTGGTGCACAAAGGCAATATCATGAAGCACACCGAGGGCGCGTTCCGGGAGTGGGGCTACGAACTGGCCAGGGAGGAGTTCCCGGACCGGGTCGTGGCCGAGAAGGATCTGAAAGGCGACGCGGCCCCGGGCACGGTGGTCATCAATGACCGCATTGCGGACTCCATGTTTCAGCAAGCCCTGCTGCGCCCCGAAGAATACGACATCCTCGCCATGCCCAACCTCAACGGCGACTACCTCTCCGACGCCCTGGCCGCCCAGGTCGGCGGTCTGGGCATGGCCCCCGGCGCCAACGTCGGCGACCAGGCCGCCGTGTTCGAAGCCACGCACGGCACCGCTCCGAAGTATGCCGGCAAGGACATGATCAATCCTGGTTCGCTCATCCTCTCCGGAGCCCTGATGTTTGAACATCTGGGCTGGAACGAGGTGGCCGGGACGATTCGCCACGGCCTGGAGCAGGCCGTACGGGACAAGATCGTGACCTACGACCTGGCCAGGCAGCTCGAAGGCTCGCGGCAGGTCAAATGCTCCGAGTTCGGCCAAGCCATTATCGAGCGCCTCTAG
- a CDS encoding sigma 54-interacting transcriptional regulator: protein MRDVSLGFIATSQEILDQARELARRMGQKLVLVLSGLEEALAPGHRMLDEEGVEVIISRRGTAHMLRAHLSIPVVSLPDSSMNMLKTIRDASKLSTRLLCTFFHKSQPDLSLFEEILGVEILPVTYHDTQSLEQALIEAKTKGYKVVVGGGVTKRLAKRHGLHSVLLQMPDETIVAAIEDARNIALSRREEVELNERYRTILDAVSDGILAVDKTGLVTTINRAARQVLKIHASEAGDCDIAKHHASSAVMEVVRTGRPVVNKLESIGKSQYIVNSVPVLAGEEIVGGVSTFHEASNLMKAENAVRRALTRGLRAKYRLEDYCHRSKAVADIIHKVRIYAACDSSVLITGETGTGKEIIAHGIHLASKRKKGPFVSINCSALPDQLLESELFGYEEGSFTGSRRGGKVGLFELAHGGTIFLDEIGSTPMNVQTHLLRVLQEKEVMRLGGDTVIPVNTRVVAATNRSLSEEVREGRLREDLYFRLNVLPVTLPPLRDRPEDVPPLFKRLVSRVEARYGHEHLEVPKAFVNRLCGLPWPGNVRQLEHFIERLVVLCVDGFNAGVFDELYEELVAYPPPAMGTPSRREPSHGAPPAPEADVLTREQVERTLAAMGNSKSRAAQNLGVSRTTLWRRMRQWGLLHNRSNGI from the coding sequence ATGCGTGATGTTTCCCTCGGCTTTATCGCCACCTCCCAGGAGATATTGGACCAGGCCCGGGAACTCGCCCGCCGCATGGGACAGAAGCTCGTGCTCGTCCTCTCGGGGCTGGAAGAAGCCCTCGCCCCGGGCCACCGGATGCTGGACGAGGAAGGCGTGGAGGTGATCATTTCCCGCCGAGGGACTGCGCACATGCTCCGGGCGCACCTTTCCATCCCGGTCGTCAGCCTGCCCGACTCCTCGATGAACATGCTCAAAACCATTCGGGACGCCTCCAAGCTCAGCACACGCTTGTTGTGCACCTTTTTCCACAAGAGCCAGCCTGACCTGTCCCTGTTCGAGGAAATCCTCGGCGTGGAAATCCTTCCGGTGACCTACCACGACACCCAGAGTCTGGAGCAGGCGCTCATCGAGGCAAAAACCAAAGGATACAAGGTTGTTGTCGGAGGAGGAGTCACCAAACGACTGGCCAAGCGCCATGGCCTGCACAGCGTGCTGCTGCAGATGCCCGACGAAACCATTGTGGCGGCCATCGAAGACGCCAGAAACATCGCCTTGTCCAGACGGGAAGAGGTGGAGCTCAACGAGCGCTATCGCACCATCCTGGACGCCGTGTCGGATGGCATCCTGGCCGTTGACAAGACGGGCCTCGTCACCACCATCAACCGCGCCGCCCGGCAGGTGCTCAAGATACACGCATCGGAAGCAGGCGATTGCGATATCGCCAAACACCACGCTTCGAGCGCCGTCATGGAGGTCGTCCGGACCGGTCGACCGGTTGTCAACAAGCTCGAATCCATTGGAAAATCACAATATATCGTCAACAGCGTGCCGGTGCTCGCCGGCGAGGAGATCGTGGGCGGCGTCTCCACATTTCACGAAGCCTCAAACCTCATGAAGGCGGAAAACGCGGTCCGCCGTGCCCTGACCAGGGGGCTGCGGGCCAAGTATCGCCTGGAGGACTACTGCCATCGCAGCAAGGCGGTCGCGGACATCATCCACAAGGTGCGCATCTACGCGGCCTGCGACTCCTCGGTGCTCATCACCGGGGAAACCGGCACCGGCAAGGAAATCATCGCCCACGGCATCCATTTGGCGTCCAAGCGCAAGAAAGGGCCGTTCGTTTCCATCAACTGCTCCGCCCTGCCGGACCAACTGCTCGAAAGCGAACTGTTCGGCTACGAGGAAGGGTCGTTCACCGGCAGCCGGCGCGGGGGGAAGGTCGGGCTTTTCGAGCTGGCGCACGGGGGGACCATTTTTCTGGACGAAATCGGCTCGACGCCCATGAATGTCCAAACGCACCTGCTGCGGGTCCTGCAGGAGAAGGAAGTGATGCGTCTTGGGGGAGATACGGTCATTCCGGTCAACACCCGCGTCGTGGCGGCCACGAACCGGTCCCTCAGCGAAGAAGTCCGCGAAGGCCGGCTGCGCGAGGACTTGTATTTCCGTCTCAACGTCCTGCCGGTCACCCTGCCGCCGCTGCGGGACCGCCCCGAGGACGTGCCGCCACTGTTCAAGCGGTTGGTTTCGCGGGTCGAAGCCCGTTACGGCCATGAGCACCTGGAGGTTCCCAAGGCGTTCGTGAACAGGCTGTGCGGCCTGCCCTGGCCGGGAAACGTCCGCCAGTTGGAACACTTTATCGAGCGGCTGGTGGTCCTTTGCGTCGACGGTTTCAACGCCGGCGTTTTCGACGAGCTCTACGAGGAACTCGTCGCCTATCCCCCGCCGGCCATGGGAACGCCCTCCCGGCGGGAACCTTCCCACGGAGCGCCCCCTGCCCCGGAGGCGGATGTGTTGACCCGTGAGCAGGTGGAACGAACCCTGGCCGCCATGGGCAATTCAAAAAGCCGGGCCGCCCAGAACCTCGGCGTCAGCCGCACCACACTATGGCGCCGGATGCGGCAATGGGGGCTGTTGCACAACAGATCGAATGGCATCTAA